GCACCTGGTAATGGAGATCACGCGGGCGAAGCTGGAGCAGCTTATCGACGATCTGATCCAGCGCACGATTCCGCCCATGGAGCAGGCCCTGCGGGACGCCAAGCTGCGCCGAGAGGATATCGACGAGGTGATCCTCGTAGGGGGTTCGACGCGCATTCCGAAGATCCAGCAGGTTGTTGAGGAGTTCTTCGGCAAAAAGCCGCACAAGGGGATCAACCCCGATGAGGTCGTCGCCGTAGGAGCCGCCATCCAGGCGGGAGTGCTGGCCGGAGAGGTCTCCGATGTGCTGCTCTTGGACGTGACCCCGCTCAACTTGGGCATCGAGACCTTGGGCGGTGTGATGACCGTGCTCATTCCGGCCAATACGACCATCCCCACGCGCCGTGCGGAGATCTTCTCCACGGCCACGGATAATCAGACCTCCGTGGAGATTCATGTGCTGCAGGGCAATCGCCCCATGGCGGCCGACAACCGCACCCTGGGCCGCTTCTATCTGGATGGGATTCCGCCAGCTCCGCGCGGCGTGCCGCAAATCGAGGTCACCTTTGATATCGACGCCAACGGCATTCTGACCGTTTCGGCCCGCGACAAGGCCACGGGCCGCGAGCAGAAGATCCGGATCGAGGCCTCGACGGGCCTGAGCAAGGAGGAAGTGGAGCGCATGCGCCGCGAGGCCGAGGAGCGCGCAGCCGAGGACCGGCGCAAACTCGAAGAGGTCCAGAAGCTGAATGCGGCCGACAATCTTATCTATTCAACCGAGAAGCAACTTCGGGAATTGGGCGAAAAGCTCAGCGCCGTTCACCGGGGCAAGATCGAGGCCGCCCTGGAGCGTCTGCGCAAGGCTTATCAGGGCCGCAACATCTCGGAGCTTGAGCGCGCCATGGCGGAGCTCAACCAGGTCTGGGCGGAGGCCTCAACGGAGATGTACCGGGCCTCGAGCGCTTCTGGAGGTGCGGCCGACGGGGCGCGATCCGGCTCCTCGGGCGGTGAGGTGCGGGACGCCGATTACGAGGTTGTCGACGAGGGCGACAACAAGTAGTCTGCTTCTCTTAAAGAGCTTCAGAAGCGCTGCGAAACGGGCGCCTGGGTGATGCGGCGCCCGTTTTTGTTGGCGCGGATTTGCGTTTTTCGCGAAAATCCCTATACTACTGACGGAAAGGGTGAGGCTTGTTGCGGTCGTGTAGCAGGGGAGGTGTCCGCTGAGCAGCGAGGAGGTGGTATGATGATGAGCGCGCTTGAAAACCCAGCCTCTCAGCCGACCTTTGGGTATCCCGCTTCACGGTCAGGCTCCTCAGAGATTCCGTCCGCTGATTCCCTATTGCCCACCGGTCCCCGTCCGGAATCGGGGGCTTCGCCTGCGCCGGCTCCGGAGCGCTACCGCGTACAGCCTTTACTATCGGAGCCGACCCCGGAGGAGGCACGCACCGGGGTCTCGGTGCTTCCGGCAGCCGTGGGGGGGGCGGTTTCGGGGGCCGCGATCGGGATTGTTGTGGGATACTCCGTCGGACAGGTGGGCATGATCCCCGTTTTTGGTGCCATAATGATCACGGCTTCCTTTTGCTCTATTGGCGGCATGCTCGGGGCCATGGTGGGCTCGCTATTGGCCCAGTCCGGCCCCGGCGGGGTCTCTCGCATAGGCGGCCTGTTCACCGGGGCCGTAGTCGGGGGGGTAGTTTCCGCTATTTTGGGGCTCCTGTTTCCG
The Bacteroidota bacterium DNA segment above includes these coding regions:
- the dnaK gene encoding molecular chaperone DnaK — protein: MGKIVGIDLGTTNSVIAVMEGNEPVVIPNAEGSRTTPSVVAFTKTGERLVGAPAKRQAITNPKNTIFSIKRFMGRRFDEVAEEIKMVPYEVVPGPNNMAVVRIGDRTYTPQEISAMILQKLKRDAEEYLGQPVTEAVITVPAYFNDAQRRATKEAGEIAGLEVKRIINEPTAAALAYGLDKKGRNEKIAVYDLGGGTYDISILEIGEGVFEVKATNGDTHLGGDNFDQRLIDYVADEFQRQEGIDLRKDPMALQRLKEACERAKIELSSTTTTTINLPFITATAEGPKHLVMEITRAKLEQLIDDLIQRTIPPMEQALRDAKLRREDIDEVILVGGSTRIPKIQQVVEEFFGKKPHKGINPDEVVAVGAAIQAGVLAGEVSDVLLLDVTPLNLGIETLGGVMTVLIPANTTIPTRRAEIFSTATDNQTSVEIHVLQGNRPMAADNRTLGRFYLDGIPPAPRGVPQIEVTFDIDANGILTVSARDKATGREQKIRIEASTGLSKEEVERMRREAEERAAEDRRKLEEVQKLNAADNLIYSTEKQLRELGEKLSAVHRGKIEAALERLRKAYQGRNISELERAMAELNQVWAEASTEMYRASSASGGAADGARSGSSGGEVRDADYEVVDEGDNK